In a genomic window of Rhododendron vialii isolate Sample 1 chromosome 12a, ASM3025357v1:
- the LOC131311803 gene encoding protein LIFEGUARD 4-like, which yields METMKKSTGDIEAGVGDNVHLRWAFIRKVYVILALQVLLTVAVATVVVLVAAIPKFIVTTTPGLLVFIVTLIAPFVVLFPLHRYSKHHPVNLVLLTLFTVLIAFAVGLSCSFSPGKVVLLTGILTSVVVVTLTLYTFWAAARGHDFSFLGPFLMVSLLVVIVFSLIQIFIPFGRLGSTIFGLLITIVFSGFIIYDTDNLIKRYKYEDYIWASVTLYLDIANLFLGMLGLSRWQ from the exons ATGGAAACGATGAAGAAGAGTACTGGTGACATCGAGGCCGGAGTCGGAGACAACGTCCATCTCCGGTGGGCCTTCATCCGAAAGGTCTACGTCATACTCGCGCTGCAGGTACTCCTCACAGTTGCCGTCGCCACCGTCGTCGTCCTCGTCGCTGCCATCCCCAAGTTCATCGTAACCACAACTCCGGGCTTACTCGTCTTCATCGTCACTCTAATCGCCCCCTTCGTCG tgcTATTCCCGTTGCATCGCTACAGCAAGCACCATCCGGTGAACTTGGTACTTCTGACGCTGTTCACTGTTCTGATTGCATTCGCTGTGGGGTTATCGTGCTCGTTTTCCCCGG GGAAAGTTGTTTTGTTGACTGGTATTCTAACAAGTGTGGTGGTTGTTACCCTCACACTCTACACATTCTGGGCTGCGGCTAGGGGCCACGACTTCAGCTTCCTGGGGCCTTTTCTGATGGTTTCCCTATTGGTGGtgattgttttttctttgatcCAG ATATTCATCCCTTTTGGCAGATTGGGCTCAACCATATTCGGACTGCTGATAACGATCGTATTCTCTGGATTCATCATCTATGATACTGATAACCTGATCAAGCGATACAAGTACGAAGATTATATCTGGGCTTCAGTCACCCTTTACCTCGACATTGCCAACCTCTTCCTCGGTATGCTTGGCTTGAGTCGCTGGCAGTAG
- the LOC131311805 gene encoding uncharacterized protein LOC131311805: MDNHKMQIATLSRRVDQESHKQNLVAQVQQFVDNSGLKELELTFKATCNGKNKDKMTTSLESDTHKKIVMDDDHDHCDPKSQGHCCGRHGGGAHVCHGGVPNCSPCCQVHNPYNSYGGNYGLPLESNFWSPAPCGGPPIDPETPWQRDYFPPPAPVAGYEPSAPPLYGNHDESPSSCITSPMVFFLLVVVIYLLLFR; encoded by the coding sequence ATGGATAACCACAAAATGCAAATTGCGACTCTGTCACGGCGAGTTGATCAAGAATCCCACAAACAAAATTTGGTAGCACAAGTGCAGCAATTTGTGGATAATTCAGGGTTGAAAGAATTGGAATTGACCTTCAAGGCGACATGCAATGGGAAGAACAAAGATAAGATGACGACGAGCCTTGAAAGTGATACCCACAAAAAGATTGTCATGGATGACGACCATGACCATTGTGATCCAAAATCGCAGGGTCACTGTTGTGGCAGACATGGTGGCGGTGCTCACGTGTGTCATGGTGGAGTACCTAACTGCAGCCCTTGTTGTCAAGTGCACAATCCTTACAATTCATATGGTGGGAATTACGGCCTTCCTCTAGAGTCGAACTTCTGGTCGCCAGCACCATGTGGCGGTCCTCCTATAGACCCAGAGACCCCGTGGCAGAGGGACTATTTCCCGCCACCAGCACCGGTGGCCGGTTATGAGCCATCGGCTCCTCCATTGTATGGTAATCACGATGAAAGTCCAAGCAGCTGCATCACGAGCCCCatggtcttttttcttttggtagttGTTATTTACTTACTTCTCTTTCGTTAA
- the LOC131311806 gene encoding GDSL esterase/lipase At4g10955 — protein MMSKTSAQEMVKTEGADVVKEERESSHPYAFHVSGPRNVASPNWKEIIISSWKDGNYKRTVIACFIQAVYLLELDRQENRTEQNALAPKWWIPFKYKLSQTLIDERDGSIFGAILEWDRAAALAEFILMRPSGAPKAVLALRGTLLKGPTIRRDVEDDLRFLAWESLKGSVRFNTALEALKSISDGYGSNNVCIAGHSLGAGFALQVGKALAKQGVFVEAHLFNPPSVSLAMSVRNIGEKATFAWKRFKSMLPSSSESQANGNEVVDNTTNLIGLNKWVPHLYVNNSDYICCYYNDPTGGEEKAADKENAGPKNGQAALAKLFVMSKGKQKFLEAHGLEQWWSDDLELQLALQSSKLISKQLKSLYSLPPSSQQTQGKPQ, from the exons ATGATGAGCAAGACGAGTGCACAGGAGATGGTGAAGACAGAGGGGGCAGATGTagtgaaagaggagagagagagttcacaTCCCTATGCGTTCCACGTCTCTGGGCCTCGTAATGTTGCTTCTCCTAACTGGAAAGAGATCATCATCTCTAGCTG GAAGGATGGGAATTACAAAAGAACGGTAATTGCCTGCTTCATACAAGCAGTTTACCTACTTGAACTTGACAGACAAGAGAACAGGACAGAACAAAATGCTCTAGCTCCAAAATGGTGGATACCCTTTAAGTACAAGCTATCCCAAACTCTAATCGACGAAAGAGACGGCTCAATATTTGGTGCCATCCTTGAGTGGGATAGAGCTGCAGCTCTTGCAGAATTCATCCTCATGAGACCCAGTGGTGCACCAAAGGCCGTTTTAGCACTAAGAGGAACGCTACTCAAAGGGCCCACAATCAGAAGGGACGTAGAGGATGATCTCCGGTTTCTAGCTTGGGAAAGCCTAAAGGGTTCAGTCAGATTTAACACTGCTTTGGAAGCATTAAAATCGATTTCAGATGGATATGGAAGCAATAATGTATGTATCGCAGGTCATTCCTTAGGGGCTGGTTTCGCTCTCCAAGTGGGAAAAGCGTTAGCCAAACAAGGAGTATTCGTGGAAGCTCATTTGTTTAATCCACCTTCGGTTTCACTAGCAATGAGTGTCAGAAATATAGGAGAAAAGGcaacttttgcttggaagagGTTTAAGTCGATGCTCCCTTCGAGCAGTGAATCTCAGGCCAACGGTAATGAGGTGGTGGACAATACCACTAATCTCATCGGATTGAATAAATGGGTGCCTCATTTGTACGTGAACAACAGTGATTACATATGTTGCTATTACAACGATCCAACGGGAGGGGAAGAGAAGGCTGCAGATAAAGAGAATGCAGGCCCTAAAAATGGGCAAGCCGCATTAGCGAAGCTATTTGTGATGTCCAAGGGAAAGCAGAAGTTTCTGGAGGCGCACGGGTTGGAGCAGTGGTGGTCAGATGATTTGGAACTCCAACTGGCTCTGCAGAGCAGCAAGCTCATAAGCAAGCAGCTCAAGTCCTTGTACAGCCTCCCGCCTTCTTCGCAACAAACACAAGGAAAACCTCAATGA
- the LOC131311811 gene encoding probable cinnamyl alcohol dehydrogenase 1, which yields MSSTKEDCLGYAARDSSGFLSPYKFSRRAVGNDDVSISITHCGVCYAEVVCTRNKFGDAKYPIVPGHELVGVVKEVGSNVKGLKVGNHVGVGTYVNSCRECEYCGDGLEVYCSKGVVFTYNHVDVDGTITKGGFSTYIVVHQRYCFKIAEDYPLASAAPLLCAGITVYSPMIRHKMNQPGKSLGVIGLGGLGHLAVKFGKAFGLNVTVFSTSISKKEEALNLLGADKFVISSDQQEMMEVSKSFDFIIDTASGTHPFDPYMSLLKTGGVLVLVGAPGDVKLSPISLIHGMKSISGSAAGGTKDTKEMLDFCAANKIYPEIEIIPIQHVNEAIERLIKSDVKFRFVIDIESSLK from the exons atgagTTCCACAAAAGAGGACTGCCTTGGATATGCAGCAAGAGATTCATCTGGGTTTTTATCACCTTACAAATTCAGCCGCAG GGCTGTTGGAAATGATGATGTTTCAATTAGTATAACACATTGTGGAGTGTGTTATGCCGAAGTTGTGTGTACTAGAAACAAATTTGGAGATGCAAAGTATCCAATAGTGCCGGG ACATGAGTTGGTTGGAGTAGTGAAAGAGGTGGGGTCGAATGTGAAGGGCTTAAAAGTTGGGAACCATGTTGGAGTGGGAACTTATGTGAACTCGTGCAGAGAGTGCGAGTACTGTGGAGATGGGTTAGAAGTTTATTGCTCAAAGGGGGTTGTCTTCACTTACAACCATGTTGATGTGGATGGTACCATCACTAAAGGAGGGTTTTCCACTTACATTGTTGTTCATCAGAG GTACTGTTTCAAAATAGCAGAAGATTACCCATTAGCATCAGCAGCACCATTGCTATGTGCTGGGATTACTGTCTACTCCCCAATGATTCGCCACAAGATGAACCAACCTGGCAAATCACTCGGTGTGATCGGGCTCGGAGGTCTGGGCCACTTGGCCGTGAAATTTGGGAAGGCTTTTGGGCTGAATGTGACTGTTTTCAGCACCAGCATATCCAAGAAAGAGGAGGCTCTGAATCTGCTCGGAGCTGACAAATTTGTGATCTCTTCTGACCAACAAGAGATGATG GAAGTTTCAAAGTCATTTGACTTCATAATCGACACAGCATCAGGAACTCACCCTTTTGATCCATACATGTCTCTGTTGAAGACTGGCGGTGTCCTAGTCTTGGTGGGTGCCCCAGGCGACGTGAAGCTCAGTCCCATAAGCCTTATTCACGGGATGAAATCGATTTCAGGGAGTGCGGCAGGTGGTACAAAGGATACAAAAGAAATGCTAGACTTCTGTGCTGCCAACAAGATTTACCCAGAGATCGAAATCATTCCAATCCAGCACGTGAATGAAGCCATCGAGAGGCTAATCAAGAGCGATGTCAAGTTCCGGTTTGTTATCGACATCGAGAGCTCCTTAAAGTGA